Below is a window of Atribacterota bacterium DNA.
TCCTTTCCCACTCACGCGAAAGCGGCCTTTTTTCTGGGTCAAACAGTCCTTCAATAAAGCTGCGTTCAACCAGAGCTTGCAGTGGTGGGGTAAGGATGGTATAACTCAGAGCGCCTTTTTGGAAAAGCGGTATCCCCAGCGAACGAGGACGATGGCGGAAATCAAAAGGATGTTCGCTGAAAAGCGCTTTTTCGCCCCAACCCAGCTTTTCGTCTCGTTCCTGGTCTTCAGAGTCGTAACAAATAAGCGGCTGTAAGGGGTTACGGAAAAGGAGGGTATGGAAAATGAGCACCGCCAGGCTATGACGATCCGTTTTCTGGCTGGGCGAAACACGCTGGATGAGAATCTCAGGAGCCATAAAGGGCATCATGCCGGCAACCTGGGGTGGCAAAAAACCAGGAACCACCAGACCATCAAGGTCAATGAGCACCGACCGACCAGTCCGGATATCAACGAGAAAATTTTTAAAATGGAGGTCTGCATGGGCACACCCTTTGCCATGGAGAATGGCTACCGTTCTGGCAATAGCATGGGCTACCTGAAGGTACTGGAGCCAGTTGGCTTTTCCCTCCACAGCTTTCTTAAATTCTCTGGGGCTAAAAATAAAGTCAGCCAGTTCCCGAAAAGGAGGACGGGGAACCTTCTTGGTCACCACACCAACTTTTCTTTTCCCCTCCAGTTCCCGCACCAGTGCCAGTGGCCAGCAAAGAAGCGTACTCCCTTCCCCCAGGTTTTTACCCAGAAAAAGGACCCGGCGAAGCATGTCCTCTTTATCCCGAGGGAGAACCTGGTCGTGGTAGATTTTCACCACAAACTCACCACATCGACTAAAATACACCTCTCCCTCTCCACCGGCAAACACTGGACCTTCAATCTCAAGCCGTTTAGGAATATCCGGGAAAGGAGAAAGCGTTTCGACTTTCATCGGTAGAGCGCAAGGAGTGTGCGGTCGTCAAAACTCGAAGGAGCCTTATACTCACTGAGCCAGTAGAGGAACTTCCGAGCAGCGGCTTCCTCATCCAATACCCCCTTGAGTTCCCGCACGAGATCCTGTCCAAAGCGCTGCAGGGTATCCTCAGGCGGCGTATAGAGGCAATCATCAGCCACACCATCGGTCATGAGAAAAATTGCCCTAAGAGACTCTTCCCATGGGAAAAACCGCCATCGTAACCACTCTTTCCAATTCCACTGGGTCAGCACCGCTGTCTCACCAACCTCAAAATCGCTCACCTCAACCAGGGGTTGACTTTCGTCTTCATAAACCGCGAGAATCAGCCCGTCACCAATTTGGAACGCCACACCCCNNNNNNNNNNCGAGGTGAAAACGTATCGAACAGAACTCCGAGAAGGGTTGTGGCGAGCGCCCGCGCTTGTTCATTTTCCCGCTGGGCCGTGGCAAGAAGAAAATCATGCGTTCTCTCTAAAGCCCGGATAATCCATTCCAAACACTCATTTTCCGACCACGGATGACCATCACCATCATACTGCACTTTGAACTGACGATACCAGGAAAGGGTTCCCACCCCTTCGCCCGCACGCACCGGCGAGAGTCTGGTACCATATCCTCGCCAGCGTCTTTTTGCCCTGTCCTTTTGCGAACTACCAGTATGTCCACCCATCACCGCAAGACCACCCAGAACCTCTTCGGCGAAGAAATTGACGGCAAGTGAAGCCCCAAAACCACCAAGGCGTGCTGAACCAACCCCATCAGCAACCAAACCCAAAAGCCACTCTCCTTTGGAACGCAAAAGAAAGCAGTCTTCTCGTCTTCGTCCCTCCCGAAGGTGGAGTTGTCCCACCGCACTTGCCCCTATAAATGAAAACCCATTGTGTTTTCCAAAACCAGCACTCCAGTCAGGATGGGTGGGAAAAGCCCGGGAAATCACCCGATCACCGACGATAAAACCCGTAACATGGGCGACACTTTCAGGGAATATACTGGAGCACATCGGGGGGAACGGGCATCGGGGCAAAGGCACTTTCACCC
It encodes the following:
- a CDS encoding protein phosphatase 2C domain-containing protein, whose protein sequence is MCSSIFPESVAHVTGFIVGDRVISRAFPTHPDWSAGFGKHNGFSFIGASAVGQLHLREGRRREDCFLLRSKGEWLLGLVADGVGSARLGGFGASLAVNFFAEEVLGGLAVMGGHTGSSQKDRAKRRWRGYGTRLSPVRAGEGVGTLSWYRQFKVQYDGDGHPWSENECLEWIIRALERTHDFLLATAQRENEQARALATTLLGVLFDTFSPR
- a CDS encoding lipopolysaccharide kinase InaA family protein, encoding MKVETLSPFPDIPKRLEIEGPVFAGGEGEVYFSRCGEFVVKIYHDQVLPRDKEDMLRRVLFLGKNLGEGSTLLCWPLALVRELEGKRKVGVVTKKVPRPPFRELADFIFSPREFKKAVEGKANWLQYLQVAHAIARTVAILHGKGCAHADLHFKNFLVDIRTGRSVLIDLDGLVVPGFLPPQVAGMMPFMAPEILIQRVSPSQKTDRHSLAVLIFHTLLFRNPLQPLICYDSEDQERDEKLGWGEKALFSEHPFDFRHRPRSLGIPLFQKGALSYTILTPPLQALVERSFIEGLFDPEKRPLSREWERTLFDSFFSLWRCSRCSQYFFYPYWRHFSLRRCPFCGKTIVSPYPLVGMVYEPKNGQVAVQKKQVVLGHGFQVVGKMFDERSKEVFGEIRFLDSKRAYVFRNFVPGGVMAFMPSSFGQRLEEGQEVVLFPGVVFDFGGWYLEVLEDGRSFS
- a CDS encoding protein phosphatase 2C domain-containing protein, with amino-acid sequence GVAFQIGDGLILAVYEDESQPLVEVSDFEVGETAVLTQWNWKEWLRWRFFPWEESLRAIFLMTDGVADDCLYTPPEDTLQRFGQDLVRELKGVLDEEAAARKFLYWLSEYKAPSSFDDRTLLALYR